One Algoriphagus sp. Y33 genomic window, ATAATCACAATAACAGATTTTCAGTTTTTCAATCGAAACGGACAAAAAGGGCAGCGAAGTTTGTGTCCGCATTACTTATGATTTTTTAAAAGCAGCCAAAAGACTACGGCATAATGGATAAGGCTCTGTGCCGCCGCCTTATCCACCCTGCGGGACTTATTCCGTTTCCTTTTGGCCTCCGGCGGACACACTTCCTGTGCTTTCTTTTTTTCCGTTTTTTCTTTTGAAAAACATTCGCTTTTCGGGAGCTGACGGGGTGAAAAAGGAAGCATAAATAACCATTTATTCATTCTAAAACTATTTGTTATGGTAATCACAGGAAGATTGACGGCAGACGCAAATGTCGCAGAACTCAAGGACGACAGGAAAGTAGTAAACTTTTCTATCGCTATCAATGACCGCTATAAAACCAAAGCGGGGGAGCAAAAGGAAGTGACCAACTATGTTAGTTGTGCCTATTGGCTCAACACAACTGTAGTCCAATGGCTGAAAAAAGGCGCATTGGTGGAACTATACGGGCGCATCGGGGTGGATGCGTATGTCAACACCGATGGCAATGCAGTCGGACGGCTGAACTTTCACACCAATAATATCAAGCTGTTGGCTACGCCCAGGCGAAATGGAGGTGCAGTGGAGGAAACAGAAGTTGTAACCCAGGGCAGTAACGGTAACGGGGATGAAAAGGACGACCTCCCTTTCTAATCAACATTTTCAAAATCTATTCTTAAACATTTAAAATTAATATATCATGGCACATGACATTCATTTAGACGAAACGACAGGCAAGCACAGCTTTTTCAGCGTGAAGGAAAAAGCGTGGCATGGGTTGGGGCAAATCGTACAGGACTACCCCACCAGCGCCGAAGCGATACAACATGCAGGACTGGATTACGAG contains:
- a CDS encoding single-stranded DNA-binding protein → MVITGRLTADANVAELKDDRKVVNFSIAINDRYKTKAGEQKEVTNYVSCAYWLNTTVVQWLKKGALVELYGRIGVDAYVNTDGNAVGRLNFHTNNIKLLATPRRNGGAVEETEVVTQGSNGNGDEKDDLPF